In Nitrosophilus labii, the following proteins share a genomic window:
- a CDS encoding helicase-related protein: MSSKFFTNVASNSLENRLKDILQKHKNIKYLEFLIGYFRISGFKKIANLLDGIKRARILVGIDVDKFILEAKERGEKIDVFNPLKIADNFRDEQLKKLENEDYLKEIDESIEILANLLATKKIEIKIHPNKNIHSKIYILREKEITRHDGTIEYIGSVITGSSNLTESGLSRNFEFNVELKDSDDIEFALNEFERLWSEAVELTSKDIKTIKENSYLKEVTPYELYIKFLMEYFEDRVDLDINSHTLPKGFIRLAYQIDAVNEGVSKLKKHNGFFLSDVVGLGKTVTTAIITKRLLMEGLKGEILIITPPSIKKEWEETFNKFDIGTFKNYHITTLGKLQSIEPQNFELIIIDESHKFRNFSTSRYAELERITKESSKYKKKIILISATPFNNRPADIANQLYLFQDKRASTIPTFFNLENFFAQVAKEYKEIIKSSPIDKEKLKLLSKKIRENILREVMVRRTRSDILNNPMYKKDLQKQGLSIPEVEPVKEIKYQMDEKLTKIFYKTVDLITDKLSYERYKILYYLKPNARKKFGKISQNIFEKGSIELAKLMKNLLIKRFESSFHAFKISLKRQLSHLEKLIEMFEENKIYIGVSKNIFDILEDEESEEKLEKLLFEGKLKEFKKEDFANGYLEKLYKDLEILKELNSIWENVENDPKLKIFKQELQKQKGKKVVVFTESKDTAIYLKNNLKDFKVLVVHGENREKLKETVRENFDANYKTKKDDFNIIITTDTLSEGVNLHRSNTIYNYDIPWNSTRLMQRIGRINRIGSTFEKIYIYNFIPSSESDSLIELSKKALIKLQTFHSTLGEDNPIFSKDEEVGSVELFEKIDDDIDEELKFLEELREFKEAYPKKFNYIKNLPKKIRVQRKNDLKEVSFVFVKTKEAKGFFKVKNGVLPINFIEMAKNLKANINEKGVLPIKEFHYDQVKKALNFFENELKKDLRSITQIKIANRNDKEAIKILKSYRNKHIIDTNSYKILSNAIEQGIIQNLSKQIKEISKKENIPLEIEKLIDKYNLTLKDNKKKVDLNIEIVLSETFV; encoded by the coding sequence TTGAGTTCAAAGTTTTTTACAAATGTTGCTAGTAATAGTTTAGAAAATAGATTAAAAGATATTTTACAAAAACATAAAAATATCAAATATTTAGAATTTTTAATCGGATATTTTAGAATCAGTGGATTTAAAAAAATTGCAAATCTTTTGGATGGTATAAAAAGAGCAAGAATTTTAGTAGGAATAGATGTTGATAAATTTATCTTAGAAGCAAAAGAGCGTGGAGAAAAGATCGATGTTTTCAATCCTTTAAAAATAGCAGATAACTTTAGAGATGAGCAGTTAAAAAAGCTTGAAAATGAAGATTATTTAAAAGAGATTGATGAGAGCATTGAGATTTTAGCTAATCTCTTAGCTACAAAAAAGATTGAGATAAAAATTCATCCAAATAAAAATATCCACTCCAAAATCTACATCTTAAGAGAAAAAGAGATAACAAGGCATGATGGAACTATCGAATATATTGGCTCTGTTATTACGGGCTCTTCAAATTTGACCGAGAGTGGTCTTAGTAGAAATTTTGAGTTCAATGTAGAACTAAAAGATAGCGACGATATAGAGTTTGCTTTAAATGAGTTTGAGAGACTTTGGAGTGAAGCGGTAGAACTTACTTCAAAGGATATAAAAACAATCAAAGAAAACTCTTATTTAAAAGAAGTTACTCCATATGAACTATACATAAAATTCTTAATGGAGTATTTTGAAGATAGAGTTGATTTAGATATCAATTCTCACACTTTACCAAAAGGTTTTATTAGATTAGCTTATCAGATAGATGCTGTAAATGAAGGAGTTAGCAAGTTAAAAAAGCATAACGGTTTTTTTCTATCTGATGTAGTTGGACTTGGAAAAACAGTAACTACTGCTATAATAACAAAAAGACTGTTAATGGAGGGATTAAAAGGTGAAATTCTTATCATAACCCCACCTTCAATAAAAAAAGAGTGGGAAGAGACTTTTAATAAGTTTGATATAGGCACTTTTAAAAACTACCATATTACAACTTTGGGAAAACTACAAAGTATTGAGCCTCAAAATTTTGAGCTTATAATCATAGATGAATCACATAAATTTAGAAACTTTTCCACTTCAAGATATGCTGAGCTTGAGAGAATTACAAAAGAGTCTTCAAAATACAAAAAAAAGATTATCTTAATCTCCGCTACTCCTTTTAACAACCGCCCAGCAGACATTGCAAACCAGTTATATCTGTTTCAGGATAAAAGAGCCTCAACTATTCCAACTTTTTTTAATCTTGAAAATTTCTTCGCCCAAGTTGCAAAAGAGTATAAAGAGATCATAAAAAGCAGTCCAATTGATAAAGAAAAACTAAAACTTCTATCAAAAAAAATTAGAGAAAATATCTTAAGAGAGGTAATGGTTAGAAGAACAAGAAGCGATATACTAAACAATCCTATGTATAAAAAAGATTTACAAAAACAAGGTCTATCAATACCAGAAGTAGAACCAGTCAAAGAGATTAAATACCAAATGGATGAAAAATTAACTAAAATATTTTATAAAACTGTAGATTTAATTACCGATAAGCTCTCATATGAAAGATACAAAATACTTTATTATCTAAAGCCAAATGCCAGGAAAAAATTTGGAAAAATTAGCCAAAATATTTTCGAAAAAGGTTCAATAGAACTTGCGAAATTAATGAAAAATCTTTTGATAAAAAGATTTGAAAGCTCTTTTCATGCTTTTAAAATATCCTTAAAAAGGCAACTTTCGCATTTAGAAAAACTTATAGAGATGTTCGAAGAAAATAAAATCTATATTGGAGTTAGTAAAAATATTTTTGATATTTTAGAAGATGAAGAGAGTGAAGAAAAGCTTGAAAAGCTACTTTTTGAGGGAAAATTAAAAGAGTTTAAAAAAGAAGATTTCGCAAATGGATATTTGGAAAAATTATACAAAGATTTAGAGATTTTAAAAGAGTTAAATAGTATCTGGGAAAATGTAGAAAATGATCCAAAACTAAAGATTTTCAAACAAGAACTACAAAAACAAAAAGGAAAAAAAGTAGTAGTATTTACAGAATCAAAAGACACTGCCATTTATCTAAAAAATAATCTAAAAGATTTTAAGGTATTGGTAGTTCACGGAGAAAACAGAGAAAAACTAAAAGAGACTGTTAGAGAAAATTTTGATGCAAACTACAAAACAAAAAAGGATGATTTTAATATCATCATAACTACAGATACCTTAAGCGAGGGGGTAAACCTACACAGAAGCAACACTATCTACAATTATGACATCCCTTGGAACTCAACGCGCCTTATGCAGCGTATCGGAAGGATTAACCGTATAGGCTCAACTTTTGAAAAAATTTATATATACAATTTTATCCCATCAAGCGAAAGCGACTCTTTGATAGAGCTATCTAAAAAAGCCCTTATAAAACTTCAAACTTTTCATAGCACACTTGGCGAAGACAATCCTATCTTTTCAAAGGATGAAGAAGTAGGAAGTGTCGAGCTGTTTGAAAAAATAGATGATGATATAGATGAAGAGCTTAAATTTTTGGAAGAGTTAAGAGAGTTTAAAGAAGCTTATCCCAAAAAATTCAACTACATAAAAAATTTGCCTAAAAAAATCAGAGTTCAACGAAAGAACGACCTAAAAGAAGTTAGTTTCGTTTTTGTAAAAACAAAAGAGGCAAAAGGCTTTTTTAAAGTCAAAAACGGTGTTTTGCCTATAAATTTTATAGAAATGGCAAAAAATCTAAAAGCTAATATCAACGAAAAAGGAGTATTACCTATAAAAGAGTTTCACTATGACCAAGTAAAAAAAGCTCTAAACTTTTTTGAAAACGAACTAAAAAAAGATTTGCGCTCAATTACCCAAATCAAGATTGCAAACAGAAACGACAAAGAAGCCATCAAAATCTTAAAAAGCTATAGGAATAAACATATTATAGATACTAATAGCTATAAAATCCTCTCAAATGCAATAGAACAAGGAATTATCCAAAATCTATCAAAACAGATAAAAGAAATTTCAAAAAAAGAGAATATCCCTTTAGAGATTGAAAAACTTATAGATAAATATAATCTAACTTTAAAAGACAACAAAAAAAAGGTAGATCTTAATATTGAAATTGTATTAAGCGAAACTTTTGTGTAA
- the rseP gene encoding RIP metalloprotease RseP, which translates to MGILVSLFVLSFLIFFHELGHFLAARFFGVKVERFSIGFGPILAKKDYAGTEWAISAIPLGGYVKMKGQDDLDPTKRDPDPDSYNSKKPWQRIVILFAGPFANFFLAFLLYFAIAIMGSNTLAPVIGEVVKDSPAYEAGLKQKDKIVEINGKKVKTWEDLSKIISTSNGDLVLKVEREKKILTLKVTPRFLETKNIFGEKVKKKMIGIAPAAEFINISYTPLEALKVAYDKTIAASKMIIVGIEKMIEGVVPLKEVGGVISIMDITAKASQMGIIALFSLTALISVNLGVLNLLPIPALDGGHIVFNIYEWITRKVPSEEIIYRLTLLGWAVLIMLMGLGIYNDINRLMGASNG; encoded by the coding sequence TTGGGTATTTTAGTAAGTTTATTTGTTTTATCGTTTCTAATCTTTTTCCACGAACTTGGACACTTTTTAGCGGCAAGATTTTTCGGCGTTAAAGTTGAAAGATTTAGTATAGGCTTTGGGCCTATCTTGGCAAAAAAAGATTATGCCGGTACGGAGTGGGCTATAAGCGCCATACCGCTTGGCGGATATGTTAAAATGAAGGGTCAAGACGATCTCGATCCAACAAAAAGAGATCCCGACCCGGACAGCTATAACTCTAAAAAACCTTGGCAGCGTATAGTCATACTGTTTGCCGGTCCTTTTGCAAACTTTTTTTTAGCCTTTTTGTTATATTTTGCAATAGCTATAATGGGAAGCAACACTTTAGCTCCCGTTATTGGAGAAGTTGTAAAAGACTCTCCCGCATACGAAGCTGGACTAAAACAAAAAGACAAGATTGTCGAAATAAACGGTAAAAAAGTAAAAACGTGGGAAGATCTAAGTAAAATCATATCTACTAGCAACGGCGATCTAGTTTTAAAAGTTGAAAGAGAGAAAAAAATCCTCACTTTAAAGGTAACACCTAGGTTTTTGGAAACAAAAAATATTTTTGGAGAAAAAGTTAAAAAAAAGATGATAGGAATTGCCCCAGCTGCTGAGTTTATAAACATAAGCTATACACCTTTAGAAGCATTAAAAGTAGCTTACGATAAAACCATTGCGGCAAGTAAAATGATAATAGTTGGAATAGAGAAGATGATAGAGGGAGTTGTTCCTTTAAAAGAGGTTGGAGGCGTTATCTCTATAATGGATATTACTGCGAAAGCCTCTCAGATGGGAATTATCGCTCTTTTTTCTTTAACTGCGTTAATATCGGTAAACTTGGGAGTTTTGAACCTGCTGCCGATCCCAGCTCTAGATGGTGGACACATAGTTTTTAATATTTACGAATGGATAACAAGAAAAGTTCCTAGTGAAGAGATTATATACAGACTCACTCTACTTGGCTGGGCTGTACTTATAATGTTAATGGGACTTGGAATCTATAACGATATCAACAGACTAATGGGAGCTTCAAATGGATAA
- a CDS encoding enoyl-ACP reductase codes for MKGKTLVISGGTRGIGKAIVERFAKEGVNIAFTYNSNEELASGIAKDIQERYHIKAKAYKLNILEPDEYKAVFKKIDEDFERVDFFISNAIISGRPVVGGFAPFMRLKPKGLNNIYTATVLAFVVGAQEAAKRMQKIGGGVIISMSSTGNIVYTPNYAGHGSSKAAVETMVKYAAAELGEYNIRVNAVSGGPIDTDALKAFPNYEEVKAETIKRASIKRLGKPEDLAGACYFLCSDEAGWITGQTIIVDGGSSFK; via the coding sequence ATGAAAGGAAAAACTTTAGTCATAAGCGGCGGCACCAGAGGCATAGGTAAAGCTATAGTAGAAAGATTTGCAAAAGAAGGTGTAAATATAGCTTTTACTTACAACTCCAACGAAGAGTTGGCAAGCGGTATAGCAAAAGATATACAAGAAAGATACCACATCAAAGCAAAAGCCTACAAACTAAACATTTTAGAGCCTGATGAGTATAAAGCAGTTTTTAAAAAAATTGACGAAGATTTTGAGAGAGTCGATTTTTTTATCTCTAACGCCATAATTTCGGGAAGACCGGTTGTTGGCGGTTTTGCGCCCTTTATGAGATTAAAACCGAAAGGTTTAAACAATATCTATACGGCAACCGTTTTAGCTTTTGTAGTAGGAGCGCAAGAGGCGGCAAAAAGAATGCAAAAAATAGGTGGAGGCGTAATTATATCTATGAGCTCTACCGGAAATATCGTCTACACTCCAAACTACGCGGGACATGGAAGTAGTAAAGCAGCCGTAGAGACTATGGTCAAATATGCGGCAGCCGAACTTGGAGAGTACAACATCAGAGTCAATGCCGTAAGCGGCGGCCCCATAGATACCGATGCTTTGAAAGCTTTTCCAAATTATGAAGAGGTAAAAGCCGAAACTATAAAAAGAGCCTCCATTAAAAGATTGGGAAAACCTGAAGATTTAGCCGGAGCTTGCTATTTTCTCTGCAGCGATGAAGCGGGCTGGATAACTGGACAGACCATTATAGTCGATGGGGGAAGTAGTTTTAAGTAG
- a CDS encoding Eco57I restriction-modification methylase domain-containing protein: MDIKEFLTSKYEPKKFEKFLIDTFYGLTIAGNDYEDTELNESEKRNIQKYRYLGSIELDDGKEIGFFEFVSKDTNIENKRVGFNAILKKLAGIYLLDGAIASFYHPDSHAFRLSLITFEYELDGKTNVSSLKRYTYVLGSGIPIKTAQIQLKNLNNSSLEAIKECFSVEPVSKEFFNEYKRLFEEVNEYLKKNNFANFKFDEKNIRSFSKNLLGRIIFLYFLQKKCWLGVRREWGDGSRDFLRELFYKNQNKNFYEDLLKPLFFEALNTKREDDYFKLINAKLPFLNGGLFEKKEFDNEFLYIDNEIFEDILETFSRFNFTIIEDTLDDVEVAIDPEMLGRVFENLLEENYRKGKGAFYTPREIVYYMCKSSILEYLSNFFEKDKLKELVFYKKTDDKYFLQNGKLIVEKLKNIKILDPAIGSGAFPMGMLLEIVEIIHNLNKTLNEEEIAKLKRAIIENSIYGVDIDKSAVDIAKLRFWISLVVDETKPLPLPNLDFKIMQGNSLIETIDGFDVVPADIYEKKEQKQKNLFELEDLTLFDKSLFEDLKENIHKFFNETNPKNKQKQKEKIKKDIKKLILTYIDEKEKELGYREKDLTLGANSTNKKKIINQIDELYDKIAKAKKVINDLLNNNFQTDELFLYKLFFGEVIKEGGFDIVIGNPPYIKEYTNKSAFDNLYNLECYQGKMDIWYLFGCKGLDLLKENGVLSFIATNNWITNSGAKKFREKILTNSQIVEFIDFKDYKVFDTAGIQTMIFILKKANPQKPYEAKIKNLIDYRMEKKELKEFLENTKFGESFNSIILLDNPKEPIHFIKKEIFKIIEKIKQKQNFYIKEDEIAQGIVIPQDYLNKKNAQILNLKIGQGIFVLTKEELENLNLTKKELELIKPYYTSDEVRKFYTKKDNAKYIIYTTSKFKNQKEIEPYPNIKKHLDRFKEVITSDNKPYGLHRARDEKFFKGEKITVQRKCPKEPIFSYSNFDTYLSAMYYIIKTNRINLKYLLALCNSKLFAFWLKFKGKMQGDNYQIDKEPLLNLPIYKIEDTKPFEILVDYIIFLKSLDKDIDKYVSNKHIIKEFEEVLDAMIFELYFEEEFKAKNIEFIKFVKRDFKDLKDSNTILESYNILTESKNEIRNNLLLLDIEFNDILLIKRNL; this comes from the coding sequence ATGGATATAAAAGAGTTTTTAACTTCAAAATATGAACCTAAAAAATTTGAAAAATTCTTGATAGATACATTTTACGGTTTAACTATAGCAGGTAATGATTATGAAGATACAGAGCTAAATGAATCGGAAAAAAGAAATATCCAAAAATATAGATATTTAGGCTCTATAGAGCTTGATGATGGCAAAGAGATTGGATTTTTTGAATTTGTCTCAAAAGATACAAACATAGAAAACAAAAGAGTAGGATTTAATGCTATTTTAAAAAAGTTGGCAGGTATTTATCTTTTAGATGGAGCGATAGCCTCTTTTTACCATCCAGATAGTCATGCTTTTAGATTATCTTTGATCACATTTGAATATGAGCTAGATGGTAAAACAAATGTTAGTAGTTTAAAAAGATACACTTATGTTTTAGGTAGTGGTATTCCAATAAAAACTGCTCAAATTCAACTTAAAAATCTAAACAACTCTTCACTTGAAGCTATAAAAGAGTGTTTTAGTGTAGAGCCGGTTAGTAAAGAGTTTTTTAATGAGTATAAAAGATTATTTGAAGAGGTTAATGAGTATTTAAAGAAAAATAATTTTGCAAATTTTAAGTTTGATGAGAAAAATATAAGATCTTTTAGTAAAAATCTGCTTGGTAGGATTATATTTTTATACTTTTTGCAAAAAAAATGTTGGCTTGGAGTAAGAAGGGAATGGGGCGATGGAAGTAGAGATTTTTTAAGAGAGCTTTTTTATAAAAATCAGAATAAAAATTTTTATGAAGATTTGCTAAAACCACTCTTTTTTGAAGCACTAAATACGAAAAGAGAGGATGATTATTTTAAGCTAATTAATGCAAAACTGCCATTTTTAAATGGTGGACTCTTTGAAAAAAAAGAGTTTGATAATGAGTTTTTATATATTGATAATGAAATTTTTGAAGATATACTTGAGACCTTTTCAAGGTTTAATTTTACAATTATTGAAGATACACTTGATGATGTTGAAGTGGCAATCGATCCTGAAATGTTAGGGCGAGTATTTGAAAATCTTTTAGAAGAAAATTATCGAAAAGGAAAAGGAGCTTTTTATACTCCAAGAGAGATAGTTTATTATATGTGTAAAAGTTCAATCTTAGAGTATCTATCTAACTTTTTTGAAAAAGATAAACTAAAAGAACTTGTTTTTTATAAAAAAACAGATGATAAATATTTTTTGCAAAATGGTAAATTAATAGTAGAAAAACTAAAAAATATTAAAATCTTAGATCCTGCTATCGGAAGTGGTGCATTTCCGATGGGAATGTTATTAGAAATTGTTGAGATTATTCACAACTTAAATAAAACTTTAAATGAAGAAGAGATTGCAAAACTAAAAAGAGCTATCATTGAAAATTCTATTTATGGAGTAGATATAGATAAGAGTGCAGTTGATATTGCAAAGCTTAGATTTTGGATAAGTTTGGTTGTAGATGAGACTAAGCCTCTTCCACTTCCAAATCTTGATTTTAAGATTATGCAAGGAAATAGTCTAATTGAGACTATTGATGGATTTGATGTAGTTCCTGCTGATATCTATGAAAAAAAAGAGCAAAAACAAAAAAATCTCTTTGAATTAGAGGATTTAACTCTTTTTGATAAATCTCTTTTTGAAGATTTAAAAGAAAATATTCATAAATTTTTCAATGAAACAAATCCGAAAAATAAACAAAAACAAAAAGAAAAAATAAAAAAAGATATTAAAAAGCTTATTTTAACTTATATAGATGAAAAAGAAAAAGAACTTGGATATAGGGAAAAAGATTTAACTCTTGGAGCAAATTCAACAAATAAGAAAAAAATAATAAATCAAATAGATGAACTATATGACAAAATTGCAAAGGCAAAAAAGGTTATAAACGATTTATTAAACAATAACTTCCAAACAGATGAATTATTTTTATATAAGTTATTCTTTGGAGAGGTAATTAAAGAAGGTGGATTTGATATAGTTATAGGAAATCCGCCGTACATTAAAGAATACACTAATAAAAGTGCATTTGATAATTTATATAATTTAGAGTGTTATCAGGGTAAAATGGATATTTGGTATTTATTTGGATGTAAGGGGCTTGATTTATTAAAAGAAAATGGAGTTTTATCTTTTATTGCCACAAATAATTGGATTACTAATAGTGGGGCTAAAAAGTTTAGAGAAAAGATTTTAACAAATAGTCAAATAGTTGAATTTATAGATTTTAAAGATTACAAAGTTTTTGACACTGCTGGAATACAGACTATGATATTTATATTAAAAAAAGCAAATCCACAAAAACCATATGAAGCAAAAATTAAAAATTTAATTGATTATAGAATGGAGAAAAAAGAACTTAAAGAATTTTTAGAAAATACTAAATTTGGAGAGAGTTTTAATTCTATAATTTTACTTGATAATCCAAAAGAGCCGATTCATTTTATCAAAAAAGAGATATTTAAAATTATTGAAAAGATAAAACAGAAACAAAATTTTTATATAAAAGAAGATGAGATAGCACAAGGTATAGTCATTCCACAAGATTATTTAAATAAAAAGAATGCACAAATTTTAAATTTGAAGATTGGACAAGGTATTTTCGTTTTAACCAAAGAAGAATTAGAGAATTTGAATTTAACTAAAAAAGAATTAGAGCTAATTAAACCATATTACACTAGTGATGAAGTAAGAAAATTTTATACGAAAAAAGATAATGCTAAATATATAATCTATACAACATCAAAATTTAAAAATCAAAAAGAGATAGAGCCTTATCCAAATATAAAAAAACATCTTGATAGATTTAAAGAAGTGATAACCTCAGATAATAAACCTTATGGACTTCATAGGGCAAGAGATGAAAAGTTTTTTAAGGGAGAAAAAATAACTGTTCAAAGAAAATGTCCTAAAGAACCTATTTTTAGTTATAGTAACTTTGATACATATTTATCAGCGATGTATTATATTATAAAAACAAATAGAATAAATCTGAAATATCTTTTAGCCTTATGTAATTCAAAACTTTTTGCTTTTTGGCTAAAGTTTAAAGGAAAAATGCAAGGAGATAATTATCAAATAGATAAGGAACCATTATTAAATTTACCTATATACAAAATTGAAGATACCAAGCCTTTTGAAATTTTAGTAGATTATATAATTTTTTTAAAAAGTTTAGATAAGGATATAGATAAATATGTATCAAATAAACATATTATAAAAGAATTTGAAGAAGTCCTTGATGCAATGATATTTGAGCTCTATTTTGAAGAAGAGTTTAAAGCTAAAAATATAGAGTTTATAAAATTTGTAAAAAGAGATTTTAAGGATTTAAAAGATTCTAATACTATTTTAGAAAGTTATAATATCTTAACCGAATCAAAAAATGAAATTAGAAATAATCTACTTTTACTTGATATTGAATTTAATGATATATTGTTGATTAAAAGGAATTTGTAG
- a CDS encoding YggS family pyridoxal phosphate-dependent enzyme gives MDKLKLRENFDEIVQRVERARLRVSEYHIVKIVAISKYVSSDEVRELYDLGQRAFGENRVQELKQKCEELEDLPIEWHFVGRLQKNKINHLIELDPFLMHSLDSLELALELDKRLEAKGKKMDSLLQINSAKEDTKAGVMPEVAVEEYLKIIENTKHINLKGVMTIGAHTKDESEIKKSFETTYKIYEALQPHGAKICSMGMSNDFELAIECGSNMVRIGSLFFK, from the coding sequence ATGGATAAACTAAAACTTAGAGAAAATTTTGACGAAATAGTTCAAAGAGTGGAGAGAGCTAGACTAAGAGTTAGCGAATATCATATCGTAAAGATTGTAGCAATAAGCAAATATGTTTCAAGCGATGAAGTTAGAGAACTCTACGACCTTGGTCAAAGAGCCTTTGGAGAAAATAGAGTACAAGAACTAAAACAAAAATGTGAAGAACTTGAAGATCTTCCTATAGAATGGCACTTTGTTGGAAGACTTCAGAAAAACAAGATAAATCATCTAATAGAACTAGACCCATTTTTGATGCACTCACTTGACTCTTTGGAACTTGCTTTAGAACTAGACAAAAGATTGGAAGCAAAAGGCAAAAAAATGGATTCTCTTTTGCAGATAAACAGCGCCAAAGAGGATACTAAAGCCGGCGTTATGCCTGAAGTTGCCGTTGAAGAGTATCTAAAAATTATCGAAAACACAAAACATATAAATCTAAAAGGTGTGATGACAATAGGCGCTCACACGAAAGATGAAAGCGAAATTAAAAAGAGTTTTGAAACCACATACAAAATATATGAGGCTCTACAGCCTCATGGAGCCAAAATCTGCTCAATGGGAATGAGCAACGACTTTGAACTAGCTATTGAATGCGGCTCAAATATGGTAAGAATAGGCAGCCTGTTTTTCAAATAA
- a CDS encoding Txe/YoeB family addiction module toxin, producing MYKLLFSPQAQKDAKKLSKSNLKEKALNILKIIEKKPYQYPPPYEHLTGKLKGKISRRINKQHRIVYEVFEDKKVIKVYRMWTHYE from the coding sequence ATGTACAAATTGCTTTTTTCTCCTCAAGCTCAAAAAGATGCAAAAAAATTATCAAAAAGCAATCTTAAAGAAAAAGCATTAAATATTTTAAAAATTATTGAAAAAAAACCCTATCAATACCCTCCCCCATATGAACATCTAACGGGAAAGCTAAAAGGAAAAATCTCAAGACGAATAAATAAGCAGCATAGAATAGTTTATGAAGTTTTTGAAGATAAAAAAGTTATAAAAGTCTATAGAATGTGGACACATTATGAGTAA
- the pgsA gene encoding CDP-diacylglycerol--glycerol-3-phosphate 3-phosphatidyltransferase, translating into MLNIPNILAFIRLLIAPIMFMFLVNRELFPNIHPTWLDFFAAFLFVLASITDFFDGFIARNFDQITQLGKILDPLADKMLTLAGFLGLMMLGRADPWAIYLILTREFFITGLRVAAVSEGKEVAASFLGKIKTIIQMIAIGFLIMNWPFGTLILWIAVGVTLYSGYEYIKEYLK; encoded by the coding sequence TTGCTAAACATTCCAAACATTTTAGCTTTTATTAGACTATTAATAGCGCCGATAATGTTTATGTTTTTAGTAAACAGAGAACTATTTCCCAATATCCATCCAACTTGGCTAGATTTTTTTGCGGCGTTTTTGTTTGTATTAGCTTCCATCACCGACTTTTTTGACGGATTTATAGCAAGAAACTTTGACCAAATAACCCAATTAGGAAAGATACTAGATCCATTGGCTGACAAAATGTTGACTCTTGCCGGCTTTTTAGGGCTTATGATGTTAGGAAGAGCCGATCCTTGGGCTATATATCTGATCTTGACAAGAGAGTTTTTCATAACTGGACTAAGAGTTGCCGCCGTTAGTGAAGGCAAAGAGGTTGCAGCCTCATTTTTGGGGAAAATAAAGACTATTATCCAAATGATAGCTATAGGATTTTTGATAATGAACTGGCCTTTTGGCACATTGATTCTTTGGATCGCAGTAGGAGTAACACTCTATTCTGGATATGAGTATATAAAAGAGTATTTGAAGTGA